A window from Cryobacterium sp. SO1 encodes these proteins:
- a CDS encoding bifunctional PIG-L family deacetylase/class I SAM-dependent methyltransferase has protein sequence MVTFTHRSGGTSERVWNDADWSARIRPLALASCGRLIVVAAHPDDESLGAGGLIAIAGQLGLGITVILATNGEASHPRSPTLTPADLVAVRRVEMVNAVSALAPAAMVRLLDLPDGDLTQHRNSLEEALAAELAAELPGAGTADATWVVAPWRLDGHPDHAAAGEVAALVAARTGARLLEYPIWAWHWSSPGDPVWATGHGTGLWSLELDAAARQRKNTAMAAHTSQVQPLSDRPGDEAIVQPGFAAHFERSRELFIGAADEPAHGPHDDDAGATPSSRPSRPGSTTDAAAPQSLSAGFFDDFYAGSRDPWGFETRWYEARKRALTLAALPLPRYSAALELGCSIGVLSRDLADRSDTLLATDINEQALAVARERLTDLPGVRVERWALPGEWPAGTFDLVVLSEIGYYCSPADLAVLLQRCRQSLGPNGTLVACHWRHPVGEYPLGGDDVHAALAALPGLDRTVQHLERDFVLEVYEPSPAPSVAQREGLVS, from the coding sequence ATGGTGACCTTCACGCATCGCAGCGGCGGCACGAGCGAGCGGGTGTGGAACGACGCCGACTGGTCTGCCCGCATCCGGCCGTTGGCGCTGGCGAGCTGCGGCCGTCTCATCGTGGTGGCCGCGCACCCCGACGACGAGTCGCTCGGCGCCGGCGGTCTGATCGCCATCGCCGGGCAGCTCGGGCTGGGCATCACGGTGATCCTGGCCACGAACGGTGAGGCGTCGCACCCGCGCTCACCCACCCTCACCCCGGCGGACCTGGTCGCCGTGCGCCGGGTGGAGATGGTGAACGCGGTGAGCGCACTGGCGCCGGCGGCGATGGTGCGCCTGCTCGACCTGCCCGACGGCGACCTGACCCAGCACCGGAACAGCCTGGAGGAAGCGCTCGCGGCCGAGCTAGCGGCGGAGCTGCCGGGTGCCGGGACCGCCGACGCCACCTGGGTTGTCGCCCCCTGGCGCCTGGACGGGCATCCCGACCACGCGGCCGCGGGCGAGGTGGCGGCGCTCGTCGCGGCCCGCACCGGCGCCAGACTGCTCGAGTACCCGATCTGGGCGTGGCATTGGTCGTCGCCCGGGGATCCGGTGTGGGCCACCGGGCACGGCACCGGGCTGTGGAGCCTCGAGCTGGATGCGGCGGCGCGGCAACGCAAGAACACCGCGATGGCGGCCCACACGAGCCAGGTGCAACCGCTGTCCGATCGGCCCGGAGACGAGGCGATCGTGCAACCGGGTTTCGCCGCCCATTTCGAACGATCCCGGGAGCTCTTCATCGGCGCCGCCGACGAGCCGGCGCACGGTCCACACGACGACGACGCCGGCGCCACGCCGAGCAGCAGGCCGAGCAGGCCCGGCAGCACGACGGATGCCGCGGCGCCGCAGAGCCTCTCCGCCGGGTTCTTCGACGACTTCTACGCCGGCTCGAGGGATCCCTGGGGCTTTGAGACCCGGTGGTACGAGGCCCGCAAGCGCGCGCTCACCCTGGCGGCGTTGCCCCTGCCGCGGTACAGCGCCGCCCTCGAGCTGGGCTGTTCCATCGGTGTGCTCAGCCGGGACCTCGCCGACCGCTCCGACACCCTGCTCGCCACCGACATCAATGAGCAGGCGCTCGCCGTGGCCCGAGAGCGACTCACCGACTTGCCCGGCGTGCGGGTGGAGCGGTGGGCCTTGCCCGGGGAATGGCCGGCGGGCACCTTCGACCTGGTGGTGCTGTCCGAGATCGGCTACTACTGCTCGCCGGCAGACCTGGCCGTTCTCCTCCAGCGCTGCCGGCAGAGCCTCGGCCCCAACGGCACGCTGGTGGCCTGCCACTGGCGGCATCCGGTGGGCGAATACCCGCTCGGCGGCGACGACGTGCACGCGGCGCTCGCCGCCCTGCCCGGACTGGACCGCACCGTGCAGCACCTCGAACGTGACTTCGTGCTGGAGGTCTACGAGCCCAGCCCGGCCCCCTCCGTGGCCCAGCGGGAAGGGCTGGTCTCGTGA
- a CDS encoding glycosyltransferase: MTHRIDRLIVVVPARNEESRLPRCLAALADAVQAVRDEFGADTPTISVVVVLDRCTDGSADVVARWPQFRALESEAGSVGSARREGVAHLLTAGADTSTWVATTDADSAVPRRWLAVQLALAQAGTELVLGTVLPDEELAVPERARWHDSHTLVDGHPYVHGANLGVRADRYLQANGFSDVDSDEDVLLVAALRGLGARECRTALIPVLTSGRLRSRVPGGFGGYLAGQVAATR, encoded by the coding sequence GTGACGCACCGCATCGACCGGCTCATCGTGGTGGTGCCTGCCCGCAACGAGGAGAGCCGGCTGCCGCGGTGCCTGGCGGCTCTGGCCGATGCCGTGCAGGCCGTGCGGGACGAGTTCGGCGCCGACACCCCGACCATCTCGGTCGTCGTGGTGCTCGACCGCTGCACCGACGGCTCGGCCGATGTCGTGGCGCGATGGCCGCAGTTCCGTGCGCTGGAAAGCGAGGCCGGGTCGGTGGGATCCGCCCGCCGGGAGGGGGTGGCCCACCTGCTGACCGCCGGAGCCGACACCAGCACCTGGGTGGCGACGACGGATGCCGACTCCGCGGTTCCCCGGCGATGGCTGGCGGTGCAACTGGCCCTGGCCCAGGCGGGCACCGAGCTAGTGCTCGGCACCGTGCTGCCCGACGAGGAGCTTGCGGTGCCGGAGCGGGCCCGCTGGCACGACTCGCACACCCTGGTCGACGGGCATCCGTACGTGCACGGCGCCAACCTGGGCGTGCGCGCCGACCGCTACCTGCAGGCGAACGGGTTCAGCGACGTGGACTCAGACGAGGACGTGCTGTTGGTGGCGGCGCTTCGCGGCCTCGGCGCTCGTGAGTGCCGTACCGCGCTCATCCCGGTGCTCACCTCCGGTCGGCTGCGCAGCCGGGTGCCGGGGGGATTCGGCGGCTACCTCGCCGGACAGGTCGCGGCAACACGCTGA
- a CDS encoding SGNH/GDSL hydrolase family protein — translation MAIGDSFTEGVGDDLPDGQVRGWADLVAIGLAAATPEPVSYANLAIRGKLLGPIVNDQLEPALALGPDLLTVCGGGNDMMRPRVEISYVVDLLDRVVDKAVADGIHVVVLSGGNPSRHLPLGSLMQKRGDRLAEAARDTFGKPGVTLVDNWIDTELMNSRFWSADKLHLNACGHTRVAINVLKALDVPIPDGWGQGQAGEAPPRERIQDTAAYYAAYVLPWIGRRLTGRSSGDGRPPKRPELTVVETP, via the coding sequence GTGGCGATCGGCGACAGCTTCACCGAGGGCGTCGGTGACGACCTGCCGGACGGCCAGGTGCGTGGCTGGGCCGACCTCGTCGCGATCGGGCTCGCCGCGGCGACCCCCGAGCCGGTCTCGTACGCGAACCTCGCCATCCGCGGCAAGCTGCTCGGCCCGATCGTGAACGACCAGCTGGAACCGGCGCTGGCGCTGGGGCCCGACCTGCTCACCGTCTGCGGCGGCGGTAACGACATGATGCGCCCCCGGGTGGAGATCTCCTACGTCGTCGATCTGCTCGACAGGGTCGTCGACAAGGCGGTGGCCGACGGTATCCACGTCGTGGTGCTCAGCGGCGGCAATCCGTCCAGGCACCTGCCGTTGGGTTCGTTGATGCAGAAGCGCGGCGACAGGCTCGCCGAGGCCGCCAGGGACACCTTCGGCAAGCCCGGCGTGACCCTGGTGGACAACTGGATCGACACCGAGCTGATGAACAGCCGGTTCTGGTCGGCGGACAAGCTGCACCTGAACGCCTGCGGGCACACCCGAGTGGCGATCAACGTGCTCAAAGCCCTCGATGTGCCGATTCCGGACGGCTGGGGACAGGGCCAGGCGGGCGAAGCACCGCCGAGGGAACGCATCCAGGACACCGCCGCCTACTACGCCGCCTACGTGTTGCCGTGGATCGGCCGCCGGCTCACCGGCCGGTCGTCCGGCGACGGACGGCCGCCCAAGCGCCCCGAACTCACCGTCGTCGAGACGCCCTAG
- a CDS encoding HEAT repeat domain-containing protein: MHNKLTPHPDLPIDLPTAERLAKAVEHYGESTVVDHSVALMRGKNAGKDFLLYVGGRHALGILEGAPALYWPELWGARALLHVWNDSAAPYVVVGLNNEAWRIREMCAKVVMLRKLDVAPKLVKATTDEVPRVRVAALNALALQGREQDIPTIVVRLRDPDKDVRRAAQQARDAITTRLNLPKE, from the coding sequence ATGCATAACAAATTGACCCCACACCCCGATCTTCCGATCGACCTGCCCACGGCCGAACGTCTTGCCAAGGCCGTCGAGCACTACGGCGAATCGACCGTCGTCGACCACTCCGTTGCCCTGATGCGCGGCAAGAACGCCGGTAAGGACTTCCTCCTCTATGTGGGCGGTCGGCACGCGCTCGGCATCCTCGAGGGTGCGCCCGCGCTGTATTGGCCCGAGCTGTGGGGCGCCCGCGCCCTGCTGCATGTCTGGAACGACTCTGCCGCCCCATACGTGGTCGTCGGCTTGAACAACGAGGCCTGGCGCATCCGCGAGATGTGCGCGAAGGTCGTCATGCTTCGGAAGCTCGATGTTGCGCCCAAGCTCGTGAAGGCCACCACCGACGAGGTGCCCCGCGTGCGGGTCGCCGCCCTCAACGCCCTCGCCCTTCAGGGTCGCGAACAGGACATCCCGACCATCGTGGTTCGCCTGCGCGACCCCGACAAGGATGTGCGCCGCGCCGCCCAGCAGGCCCGCGACGCCATCACGACCCGGCTCAACCTTCCCAAGGAGTAA
- a CDS encoding GNAT family N-acetyltransferase produces the protein MDYVQVALTAPEVAPLLTGLRQEYDARYGPGAGESVLDVDAGEFDGPTGAFVVLLDEGTTVAGGGIRRIDDTVVEIKRMWTNPDYRRQGYASRMLRELAGLARQLGYQRVRLETGYAQPEALALYRRLGFVQIDSYGPYENATAFELSLDFVTTKPRH, from the coding sequence GTGGATTACGTACAGGTCGCACTGACCGCCCCTGAGGTTGCCCCCTTGCTCACCGGCCTGCGCCAGGAGTACGACGCCCGGTACGGGCCGGGCGCCGGCGAGTCGGTTCTGGATGTCGACGCGGGCGAGTTCGACGGGCCGACCGGCGCTTTTGTGGTGCTGCTCGATGAGGGCACCACGGTCGCCGGTGGCGGCATCCGTCGCATCGACGACACCGTCGTGGAGATCAAGCGGATGTGGACCAACCCCGACTACCGCCGTCAGGGTTACGCCAGCCGGATGCTGCGCGAGCTCGCCGGCTTGGCCCGCCAGCTCGGCTATCAGCGGGTGCGGCTCGAAACCGGCTACGCCCAGCCCGAGGCGTTGGCGTTGTACCGGCGGCTGGGTTTTGTGCAGATCGACAGCTACGGCCCGTACGAGAACGCCACGGCCTTCGAGCTGAGCCTGGACTTCGTCACGACGAAGCCCCGCCACTGA
- a CDS encoding MaoC family dehydratase N-terminal domain-containing protein yields MSVNPAIQGRVFPAVPPYLVGREKVREFSRAVFATNPINFDPDAARVAGHSDIVAPPTFAVVVQEATLAQLLAEPDAGIDFTRVVHGDQRFSYSRPIVAGDELTATLRVASVKSLGGHSMVTAESTVVDATGAHVVTATSTLVVRGDE; encoded by the coding sequence GTGTCCGTGAATCCAGCAATCCAGGGCCGGGTCTTTCCCGCCGTGCCGCCGTATCTCGTCGGCCGGGAGAAGGTGCGCGAATTCTCGCGTGCAGTCTTCGCGACCAACCCGATCAACTTCGACCCTGACGCCGCCCGCGTCGCCGGGCACAGCGACATCGTTGCGCCGCCCACATTCGCCGTCGTGGTGCAGGAGGCGACGCTCGCCCAGCTCCTCGCCGAACCAGACGCGGGCATCGACTTCACCCGGGTGGTGCACGGCGACCAGCGCTTCAGCTACAGCCGCCCGATCGTGGCCGGTGACGAACTCACCGCAACGCTTCGCGTCGCCAGCGTGAAGAGCCTCGGCGGCCACTCGATGGTCACCGCGGAGTCGACCGTCGTCGACGCCACCGGCGCCCACGTGGTCACTGCCACCTCCACCCTCGTCGTCAGGGGAGACGAATGA
- a CDS encoding MaoC family dehydratase yields MTVSAPVTPALDTLTVGDIVAESSFPLTRDSLVRYAGASGDFNPIHYRDDVAHAVGLPGVLAHGMLTMGLAIQPVVDWAGDPARVLDYQVRFTRPVPVDPDLGAVVTVVAKVGALDTDAGVARIDLTVTFNSVTVLGKAQARVSLA; encoded by the coding sequence ATGACCGTCAGCGCACCCGTCACGCCCGCCCTTGACACCCTCACGGTGGGTGACATCGTCGCGGAGAGCAGCTTTCCGCTGACCCGGGACTCCCTCGTTCGCTACGCAGGCGCCTCCGGCGACTTCAACCCGATCCATTACCGCGACGACGTGGCCCACGCGGTGGGACTGCCCGGTGTGCTCGCCCACGGCATGCTCACCATGGGCCTGGCCATCCAGCCGGTCGTGGACTGGGCCGGCGACCCGGCCCGGGTGCTCGACTACCAGGTGCGGTTCACCCGGCCGGTGCCGGTCGACCCCGACCTCGGCGCCGTCGTGACGGTGGTCGCCAAGGTGGGAGCGCTGGACACCGATGCCGGGGTGGCCCGGATCGACCTCACCGTGACCTTCAACTCGGTCACCGTTCTCGGCAAGGCGCAGGCGCGCGTCTCCCTGGCCTAG
- a CDS encoding UDP-N-acetylmuramate dehydrogenase has protein sequence MTEPVPVPAPVPLSELTTLRVGGAPAHLVAPGNEAGLIQAALDAWASDEPWMLLGGGSNTVAADAGFDGTVIRVCTRGVQVLDTAPGQTTAPVSEPVTVPGSDGDVDGRAVRIRVQAGEPWDDLVALTVANGWAGIEALSGIPGTSGAAPVQNIGAYGQELASSLAAIDFLDYESGEVEHLSAAELGLGYRTSVLKQGRRGVVLAIELDLRDMSPQAAVLGSALSQPVTYPQLAHALGVQVGDRVPLADLRRSVLELRASKGMVLNDADPDTFSAGSFFTNPIVTESFARSLPAEAPRWKQAEIELPDRVIPLDEYAGVGPMPGTEVLRTVKLSAAWLIEHSGIQRGFRLPGSAAAISSKHTLAITNTGGATADEIGQLARFVQQRVQADFGVILHPEPVFVGFSLL, from the coding sequence ATGACTGAGCCCGTGCCTGTTCCGGCGCCCGTGCCCCTGTCCGAGCTGACGACCCTGCGAGTGGGCGGCGCCCCGGCGCACCTCGTGGCGCCCGGCAACGAGGCCGGTCTGATCCAGGCCGCCCTCGATGCCTGGGCCTCCGACGAGCCGTGGATGCTGCTGGGCGGCGGCTCGAACACTGTCGCGGCCGACGCCGGCTTCGACGGTACCGTCATCCGGGTGTGCACCCGCGGGGTGCAGGTGCTCGATACGGCTCCAGGGCAGACGACCGCGCCCGTGAGCGAGCCCGTGACCGTGCCGGGTAGCGACGGGGATGTCGACGGGCGAGCCGTGCGCATCCGTGTGCAGGCCGGTGAACCGTGGGATGACCTCGTCGCGCTCACCGTGGCCAACGGCTGGGCCGGCATCGAAGCGCTCTCCGGCATCCCGGGCACCAGCGGCGCCGCCCCGGTACAGAACATCGGCGCCTACGGCCAGGAACTGGCCAGCAGCCTGGCCGCCATCGACTTCCTCGATTACGAATCCGGCGAGGTGGAGCACCTCAGCGCCGCCGAGCTCGGGCTGGGCTACCGCACCTCGGTGCTCAAGCAGGGCCGCCGGGGTGTGGTGCTCGCCATCGAACTGGACCTGCGCGACATGTCGCCGCAGGCCGCCGTGCTCGGCAGCGCCCTGAGCCAACCGGTGACCTACCCGCAGCTGGCCCACGCCCTCGGGGTGCAGGTGGGCGACCGGGTGCCGCTGGCCGACCTCCGCCGGAGCGTGCTCGAGCTGCGGGCGAGCAAGGGCATGGTGCTCAACGACGCCGACCCTGACACCTTCAGCGCCGGGTCGTTCTTCACCAACCCGATCGTGACCGAGAGCTTCGCCCGCTCCCTGCCCGCCGAGGCGCCGCGCTGGAAGCAGGCCGAGATCGAGCTGCCCGACCGGGTGATCCCGCTCGACGAGTACGCCGGGGTGGGGCCGATGCCGGGCACGGAGGTCCTGCGCACCGTGAAGCTCAGCGCCGCCTGGCTGATCGAGCACTCCGGCATCCAGCGGGGCTTCAGGTTGCCCGGCTCCGCCGCGGCGATCTCGAGCAAGCACACCCTGGCCATCACCAACACGGGTGGGGCCACCGCCGACGAGATCGGCCAGCTGGCCCGTTTCGTGCAGCAGCGGGTGCAGGCCGACTTCGGCGTCATCCTGCACCCCGAACCCGTCTTCGTGGGCTTCTCCCTGCTCTAG
- a CDS encoding ABC transporter permease: MSATLTPPPTAPQPAPHRTARHGMFALGLARVGFEIKLYFRSTDTVFFTFLFPFIMLGIFTAAFSAQGNIGTNPDGSGGISVGAYYLPGMLAAGMLLSGLQNLAIDIAGEKGDGTLKRLGGTPLSPLSYFIGKIGQVLVTGTVQAILLLVVARFVFDIALPTEPEKWLTFVWVFLLGVITCAFLGIALSALPRSGRSASAVVIPIVLVLQFISGVYLQFNLLPDWMQNVAGLFPLKWMAQGMRAVFLPDSFASQEQNGAWELGLVALALLIWLVVGLVGSRLTFRWIRKDA, translated from the coding sequence ATGAGCGCGACGCTGACCCCGCCACCGACCGCGCCGCAGCCCGCACCGCACCGCACCGCCCGGCACGGTATGTTCGCTCTCGGCCTGGCCCGGGTGGGCTTCGAGATCAAGCTGTACTTCCGCTCCACCGACACGGTCTTCTTCACATTCCTGTTCCCGTTCATCATGCTGGGCATCTTCACGGCCGCATTCAGCGCGCAGGGCAACATCGGCACCAACCCGGACGGCTCCGGCGGCATCAGTGTGGGCGCGTACTACCTGCCCGGCATGTTGGCCGCCGGCATGCTGCTCTCCGGGCTGCAGAACCTCGCCATCGACATCGCCGGCGAGAAGGGTGACGGCACCCTCAAGCGGCTCGGCGGCACACCGTTGTCGCCACTGAGCTACTTCATCGGCAAGATCGGCCAGGTGCTCGTCACGGGTACGGTACAAGCGATCCTGCTCCTCGTCGTGGCCCGGTTCGTCTTCGACATCGCCCTGCCAACCGAGCCGGAGAAGTGGCTCACCTTCGTCTGGGTGTTCCTGCTCGGCGTGATCACCTGTGCGTTCCTGGGCATCGCCCTCTCGGCCCTGCCCCGGTCGGGCCGGAGCGCCTCGGCCGTCGTGATCCCGATCGTGTTGGTGCTGCAGTTCATCTCCGGCGTCTACCTGCAGTTCAACCTGCTCCCCGACTGGATGCAGAACGTCGCCGGCCTGTTCCCGCTCAAGTGGATGGCGCAGGGCATGCGTGCGGTCTTCCTGCCCGACTCCTTCGCGTCGCAGGAGCAGAACGGCGCCTGGGAGCTCGGCCTGGTGGCGCTGGCGCTGCTGATCTGGCTGGTGGTGGGGCTGGTCGGCAGCCGGCTCACCTTCCGCTGGATCCGCAAGGACGCCTGA
- a CDS encoding ABC transporter ATP-binding protein, translated as MTTPPPAVRVARLRKSYGPFDAVNDISFDIRPGETFALLGPNGAGKSSTIEILEGYRDRSEGDVTVLGEDPQHAGLDWKARIGIVLQSSGESGNATVIEQLRHFAGLYPNPRSVDEVLAAVGLEEKAKTRIHKLSGGQQRRVDVALGIIGRPELLFLDEPTTGFDPEARHQFWDLIRTLKSEGTTILLTTHNLDEAAELSDRAGIIVGGKLIDIGTIGELGGPAARIPVVRWQDADGAAQEFRTETPARLVAQLARDLGGEPAELQIIRPSLEDIYLGLVRGHAAGSTSDTENTEVLA; from the coding sequence ATGACAACTCCACCTCCGGCCGTGCGTGTGGCGCGGCTGCGCAAGTCGTACGGCCCGTTCGATGCCGTCAACGACATCAGCTTCGACATCCGCCCCGGTGAGACCTTCGCACTGCTCGGCCCGAACGGCGCGGGCAAGAGCAGCACCATCGAGATCCTCGAGGGCTACCGCGACCGTTCGGAGGGTGACGTCACGGTACTGGGCGAAGACCCTCAGCATGCCGGTCTGGACTGGAAGGCCCGCATCGGCATCGTCCTGCAGTCCAGCGGCGAGAGCGGCAACGCCACGGTCATCGAGCAACTGCGGCACTTCGCCGGCCTGTACCCCAACCCGCGATCGGTGGACGAGGTCCTCGCCGCGGTCGGGCTTGAGGAGAAGGCGAAAACCCGCATCCACAAGCTTTCGGGCGGGCAGCAACGGCGGGTGGATGTGGCGCTGGGCATCATCGGCCGGCCGGAACTGCTGTTCCTGGACGAGCCGACCACCGGCTTCGACCCCGAGGCCCGGCACCAGTTCTGGGACCTCATTCGCACCCTCAAGTCCGAGGGCACCACGATTCTGCTGACCACCCACAACCTCGACGAGGCTGCGGAGCTGAGCGACCGTGCGGGCATCATCGTCGGGGGCAAGCTCATCGACATCGGCACCATCGGCGAGCTCGGCGGCCCGGCCGCGCGCATCCCGGTGGTGCGCTGGCAGGACGCCGACGGGGCGGCGCAGGAGTTCCGCACCGAGACGCCGGCCCGGCTGGTCGCCCAACTGGCCAGGGATCTCGGCGGCGAACCCGCCGAGCTGCAAATCATCAGGCCCAGCCTCGAAGACATCTACCTGGGCTTGGTGCGCGGTCACGCGGCCGGCAGCACCAGCGACACCGAAAACACGGAGGTGCTCGCATGA
- a CDS encoding pyridoxal phosphate-dependent aminotransferase, whose amino-acid sequence MAHDIKRISTRIGSIAESATLKVDGKAKALQAAGRPVISFAAGEPDFPTPPHIVEAALAAVKDPRNHRYTPAAGLPELREAIAAKTLRDSGLAVPASRVLVTNGGKQAVYQAFATLLDPGDEVLLPTPYWTTYPEAIRLAGGVPVDVFAGSDQGYLVTVEQLEAARTDKTKVLLFVSPSNPTGAVYSEDETRAIGEWAEEHGLWVISDEIYQNLTYDGVRAVSIVEAVPALADRAILVNGVAKTYAMTGWRLGWMVGPQDAITAAANLQSHLSSNVSNISQRAGIAALNGPQDAAESMRVAFDRRRKLIVAELNKIPGIRTPTPQGAFYVYPDVTGLLGRTWGGITPTTSLELADLILDQAEVAAVPGEAFGPSGFLRLSYALGDDALLEGIRRLQKLFS is encoded by the coding sequence GTGGCACACGACATCAAACGGATCTCGACCAGAATCGGCTCCATTGCGGAGTCCGCAACCCTCAAAGTCGACGGCAAGGCCAAGGCGCTGCAGGCCGCCGGCCGGCCGGTGATCAGCTTCGCCGCGGGCGAGCCGGACTTCCCGACCCCGCCGCATATCGTCGAGGCCGCACTGGCCGCCGTGAAGGATCCCCGCAACCACCGGTACACGCCGGCAGCCGGCCTGCCGGAGTTGCGCGAAGCCATCGCCGCGAAGACGCTGCGCGACAGCGGCCTGGCCGTTCCGGCATCCCGGGTGCTCGTCACCAACGGTGGCAAGCAGGCCGTCTACCAGGCCTTCGCCACCCTGCTCGACCCGGGTGACGAGGTGCTGCTGCCCACGCCGTACTGGACCACCTACCCGGAGGCGATCCGCCTCGCCGGCGGCGTGCCGGTCGACGTGTTCGCCGGAAGCGACCAGGGCTACCTGGTCACGGTCGAGCAGCTCGAAGCCGCCCGCACCGACAAGACCAAGGTGCTCCTTTTCGTCTCCCCCTCCAACCCCACTGGCGCCGTCTACTCCGAGGACGAGACCCGGGCCATCGGCGAGTGGGCCGAGGAGCACGGGCTCTGGGTGATCAGCGACGAGATCTACCAGAACCTCACGTATGACGGCGTGCGCGCGGTCTCGATCGTCGAGGCCGTCCCGGCCCTGGCCGACCGCGCCATCCTGGTCAACGGGGTCGCCAAGACCTACGCCATGACCGGCTGGCGCCTGGGCTGGATGGTGGGGCCGCAGGACGCAATCACGGCCGCGGCCAACCTGCAGTCGCACCTCAGCTCCAATGTGTCGAACATCTCCCAGCGCGCGGGCATCGCGGCGTTGAACGGCCCGCAGGACGCCGCAGAGTCCATGCGGGTCGCGTTCGACCGCCGTCGCAAGCTAATTGTCGCCGAGCTCAACAAGATCCCCGGCATCCGCACACCCACCCCGCAGGGCGCGTTCTACGTCTACCCCGACGTGACCGGTTTGCTGGGCCGAACCTGGGGCGGGATCACCCCCACCACGTCGCTCGAGCTGGCCGACCTGATCCTGGATCAGGCCGAGGTCGCCGCGGTTCCTGGGGAGGCCTTCGGCCCGAGCGGGTTCCTCCGCTTGTCCTACGCTTTGGGCGACGATGCGCTCCTGGAGGGCATCCGCCGCCTCCAGAAGCTGTTCTCCTAG
- the secE gene encoding preprotein translocase subunit SecE — MARKVIDEPSEEIVANARVARETKRGPFARVSLFIKQVLAELRKVVTPTRKELLSYTGVVLVFVVIMMALVSALDWVFALVVTYVFGTPS; from the coding sequence GTGGCCCGAAAAGTTATCGACGAACCCAGCGAGGAAATCGTCGCCAACGCCAGAGTGGCCCGCGAAACCAAACGCGGTCCGTTCGCTCGGGTGTCCCTGTTTATCAAGCAGGTCCTGGCCGAACTCCGCAAGGTCGTCACCCCGACCCGCAAGGAACTGCTCAGCTACACCGGTGTGGTTCTGGTTTTCGTCGTGATCATGATGGCGCTGGTATCGGCACTCGACTGGGTGTTCGCGCTCGTCGTCACGTACGTGTTCGGCACTCCCAGTTGA
- the nusG gene encoding transcription termination/antitermination protein NusG translates to MTETNRDDVDWATAAEQSSNDDEAQEGNTLAADETSVEAAEQVALHVEDENADVEDDLDAALDALAESTDPEADAIVEDALDIDSADEAEAAVEAVEDEEEVDGDADASAETDADADAEAEEEDPYEAFRKELRFQPGKWFVIHSYAGFERRVKSNIENRKQSMAMEDFIYQVEVPMEDVVEIKNGQRKMVTRVRIPGYVLVRMDLNEDSWSVVRHTPGVTGFVGNAHNPTPLRFEEAFGMLKGLVEIKDVPVTKSGAPGKAAQRVLPAEIDYEIGETITIKEGSFAGLPGSISEIKPESGKLIVLVSLFERETPVELSFDQVTKL, encoded by the coding sequence GTGACTGAGACCAATCGCGACGACGTCGACTGGGCCACCGCCGCCGAGCAGTCCTCCAACGACGATGAGGCGCAAGAGGGCAACACCCTCGCCGCCGACGAAACGTCGGTCGAAGCCGCCGAGCAGGTCGCCCTGCACGTTGAAGACGAAAACGCCGACGTCGAAGACGACCTCGACGCCGCGCTGGACGCCCTCGCCGAGTCCACGGACCCCGAGGCCGATGCCATCGTCGAAGACGCCCTCGACATCGACTCCGCCGACGAGGCCGAGGCCGCCGTCGAAGCCGTTGAAGACGAGGAAGAGGTCGACGGCGACGCCGACGCTTCCGCCGAGACTGACGCTGACGCTGACGCTGAAGCCGAAGAGGAAGACCCGTACGAAGCCTTCCGCAAGGAACTGCGCTTCCAGCCCGGCAAGTGGTTCGTCATCCACTCCTACGCCGGCTTCGAACGCCGCGTGAAGTCGAACATCGAGAACCGCAAGCAGTCGATGGCCATGGAAGATTTCATCTACCAGGTCGAGGTTCCGATGGAAGACGTCGTCGAGATCAAGAACGGCCAGCGCAAGATGGTCACCCGTGTGCGCATCCCCGGCTACGTCCTGGTGCGCATGGACCTCAACGAAGACAGCTGGTCTGTCGTGCGCCACACCCCCGGGGTCACCGGCTTCGTGGGCAACGCGCACAACCCCACCCCGCTGCGTTTCGAAGAAGCCTTCGGCATGCTCAAGGGCCTCGTTGAGATCAAGGATGTTCCGGTCACCAAGTCCGGCGCTCCCGGCAAGGCCGCCCAGCGCGTTCTGCCCGCCGAGATCGACTACGAAATCGGCGAGACGATCACGATCAAGGAAGGCTCGTTCGCGGGCCTGCCCGGTTCGATCAGCGAGATCAAGCCCGAGAGCGGCAAGCTCATCGTGCTTGTGTCGCTCTTCGAGCGCGAGACCCCGGTCGAGCTCAGCTTCGACCAGGTCACCAAGCTTTAA